From a region of the Pogona vitticeps strain Pit_001003342236 chromosome 7, PviZW2.1, whole genome shotgun sequence genome:
- the TPM4 gene encoding tropomyosin alpha-4 chain isoform X1, which translates to MEAIKKKMQMLKLDKENAIDRAEQAEADKKAAEDKCKQVEEELVALQKKLKGTEDELDKYSEALKDAQEKLEQAEKKATDAEAEVAALNRRIQLVEEELDRAQERLATALQKLEEAEKAADESERGMKVIENRAMKDEEKMEIQEMQLKEAKHIAEEADRKYEEVARKLVILEGELERAEERAEVSELKCSDLEEELKNVTNNLKSLEAQSEKYSEKEDKYEEEIKLLTDKLKEAETRAEFAERTVAKLEKTIDDLEDELYAQKLKYKAISEELDHALNDMTSL; encoded by the exons ATGGAGGCCATCAAGAAGAAGATGCAGATGCTGAAGCTGGACAAGGAGAACGCCATCGACCGAGCCGAACAAGCCGAGGCCGACAAGAAAGCAGCCGAGGACAAATGCAAGCag GTGGAGGAGGAGTTGGTGGCCCTGCAGAAGAAGCTGAAGGGCACTGAGGATGAGTTGGATAAATATTCAGAGGCCCTGAAAGATGCCCAGGAGAAACTGGAGCAGGCCGAGAAGAAAGCCACTGAC gcCGAAGCGGAGGTGGCTGCCCTGAACCGCCGAATCCAGCTGGTGGAAGAGGAGTTGGATCGGGCCCAAGAACGCCTGGCCACGGCTCTGCAGAAACTGGAGGAGGCCGAGAAGGCGGCGGACGAAAGCGAGAG AGGGATGAAGGTCATTGAAAACAGAGCCATGAAGGACGAGGAGAAGATGGAGATTCAGGAGATGCAGCTTAAGGAAGCAAAGCACATCGCCGAGGAGGCCGATCGTAAATATGAGGAG GTTGCCCGTAAACTGGTCATTCTGGAAGGAGAACTGGAACGAGCTGAAGAACGGGCCGAAGTCTCTGAATT GAAATGCAGCGACTTGGAGGAGGAGCTGAAAAACGTCACCAACAACCTGAAGTCCCTTGAAGCTCAGTCCGAGAAG TACTCAGAGAAAGAAGACAAGTACGAGGAGGAAATCAAGCTTCTGACGGACAAGCTGAAAGAG GCCGAGACGCGGGCCGAGTTTGCCGAGAGGACGGTGGCCAAACTGGAAAAGACGATCGACGACCTGGAAG ATGAACTGTACGCTCAAAAGCTGAAGTATAAAGCCATCAGCGAGGAGTTGGATCACGCTCTTAATGACATGACTTCTTTGTAA
- the TPM4 gene encoding tropomyosin alpha-4 chain isoform X4 translates to MAAATAAGSLEAVKRKIQALQQEAGEAEERARALQRQRDQERQEREQAEAEVAALNRRIQLVEEELDRAQERLATALQKLEEAEKAADESERGMKVIENRAMKDEEKMEIQEMQLKEAKHIAEEADRKYEEVARKLVILEGELERAEERAEVSELKCSDLEEELKNVTNNLKSLEAQSEKYSEKEDKYEEEIKLLTDKLKEAETRAEFAERTVAKLEKTIDDLEEKLAQAKGDNLTLHRTLDQTLSELGSI, encoded by the exons ATGGCTGCTGCCACGGCCGCCGGCTCGCTGGAGGCGGTGAAGCGCAAGATCCAGGCGCTGCAGCAGGAGGCCGGCGAGGCCGAGGAGCGCGCCCGAGCCCTCCAGCGCCAGCGCGACCAGGAGCGCCAGGAGCGCGAGCAA gcCGAAGCGGAGGTGGCTGCCCTGAACCGCCGAATCCAGCTGGTGGAAGAGGAGTTGGATCGGGCCCAAGAACGCCTGGCCACGGCTCTGCAGAAACTGGAGGAGGCCGAGAAGGCGGCGGACGAAAGCGAGAG AGGGATGAAGGTCATTGAAAACAGAGCCATGAAGGACGAGGAGAAGATGGAGATTCAGGAGATGCAGCTTAAGGAAGCAAAGCACATCGCCGAGGAGGCCGATCGTAAATATGAGGAG GTTGCCCGTAAACTGGTCATTCTGGAAGGAGAACTGGAACGAGCTGAAGAACGGGCCGAAGTCTCTGAATT GAAATGCAGCGACTTGGAGGAGGAGCTGAAAAACGTCACCAACAACCTGAAGTCCCTTGAAGCTCAGTCCGAGAAG TACTCAGAGAAAGAAGACAAGTACGAGGAGGAAATCAAGCTTCTGACGGACAAGCTGAAAGAG GCCGAGACGCGGGCCGAGTTTGCCGAGAGGACGGTGGCCAAACTGGAAAAGACGATCGACGACCTGGAAG AAAAACTCGCTCAGGCCAAAGGAGACAATCTCACGCTGCACCGAACCCTGGACCAAACTCTCAGCGAACTGGGCAGCATCTAA
- the TPM4 gene encoding tropomyosin alpha-4 chain isoform X3 yields the protein MAAATAAGSLEAVKRKIQALQQEAGEAEERARALQRQRDQERQEREQAEAEVAALNRRIQLVEEELDRAQERLATALQKLEEAEKAADESERGMKVIENRAMKDEEKMEIQEMQLKEAKHIAEEADRKYEEVARKLVILEGELERAEERAEVSELKCSDLEEELKNVTNNLKSLEAQSEKYSEKEDKYEEEIKLLTDKLKEAETRAEFAERTVAKLEKTIDDLEDELYAQKLKYKAISEELDHALNDMTSL from the exons ATGGCTGCTGCCACGGCCGCCGGCTCGCTGGAGGCGGTGAAGCGCAAGATCCAGGCGCTGCAGCAGGAGGCCGGCGAGGCCGAGGAGCGCGCCCGAGCCCTCCAGCGCCAGCGCGACCAGGAGCGCCAGGAGCGCGAGCAA gcCGAAGCGGAGGTGGCTGCCCTGAACCGCCGAATCCAGCTGGTGGAAGAGGAGTTGGATCGGGCCCAAGAACGCCTGGCCACGGCTCTGCAGAAACTGGAGGAGGCCGAGAAGGCGGCGGACGAAAGCGAGAG AGGGATGAAGGTCATTGAAAACAGAGCCATGAAGGACGAGGAGAAGATGGAGATTCAGGAGATGCAGCTTAAGGAAGCAAAGCACATCGCCGAGGAGGCCGATCGTAAATATGAGGAG GTTGCCCGTAAACTGGTCATTCTGGAAGGAGAACTGGAACGAGCTGAAGAACGGGCCGAAGTCTCTGAATT GAAATGCAGCGACTTGGAGGAGGAGCTGAAAAACGTCACCAACAACCTGAAGTCCCTTGAAGCTCAGTCCGAGAAG TACTCAGAGAAAGAAGACAAGTACGAGGAGGAAATCAAGCTTCTGACGGACAAGCTGAAAGAG GCCGAGACGCGGGCCGAGTTTGCCGAGAGGACGGTGGCCAAACTGGAAAAGACGATCGACGACCTGGAAG ATGAACTGTACGCTCAAAAGCTGAAGTATAAAGCCATCAGCGAGGAGTTGGATCACGCTCTTAATGACATGACTTCTTTGTAA
- the TPM4 gene encoding tropomyosin alpha-4 chain isoform X2, producing the protein MEAIKKKMQMLKLDKENAIDRAEQAEADKKAAEDKCKQVEEELVALQKKLKGTEDELDKYSEALKDAQEKLEQAEKKATDAEAEVAALNRRIQLVEEELDRAQERLATALQKLEEAEKAADESERGMKVIENRAMKDEEKMEIQEMQLKEAKHIAEEADRKYEEVARKLVILEGELERAEERAEVSELKCSDLEEELKNVTNNLKSLEAQSEKYSEKEDKYEEEIKLLTDKLKEAETRAEFAERTVAKLEKTIDDLEEKLAQAKGDNLTLHRTLDQTLSELGSI; encoded by the exons ATGGAGGCCATCAAGAAGAAGATGCAGATGCTGAAGCTGGACAAGGAGAACGCCATCGACCGAGCCGAACAAGCCGAGGCCGACAAGAAAGCAGCCGAGGACAAATGCAAGCag GTGGAGGAGGAGTTGGTGGCCCTGCAGAAGAAGCTGAAGGGCACTGAGGATGAGTTGGATAAATATTCAGAGGCCCTGAAAGATGCCCAGGAGAAACTGGAGCAGGCCGAGAAGAAAGCCACTGAC gcCGAAGCGGAGGTGGCTGCCCTGAACCGCCGAATCCAGCTGGTGGAAGAGGAGTTGGATCGGGCCCAAGAACGCCTGGCCACGGCTCTGCAGAAACTGGAGGAGGCCGAGAAGGCGGCGGACGAAAGCGAGAG AGGGATGAAGGTCATTGAAAACAGAGCCATGAAGGACGAGGAGAAGATGGAGATTCAGGAGATGCAGCTTAAGGAAGCAAAGCACATCGCCGAGGAGGCCGATCGTAAATATGAGGAG GTTGCCCGTAAACTGGTCATTCTGGAAGGAGAACTGGAACGAGCTGAAGAACGGGCCGAAGTCTCTGAATT GAAATGCAGCGACTTGGAGGAGGAGCTGAAAAACGTCACCAACAACCTGAAGTCCCTTGAAGCTCAGTCCGAGAAG TACTCAGAGAAAGAAGACAAGTACGAGGAGGAAATCAAGCTTCTGACGGACAAGCTGAAAGAG GCCGAGACGCGGGCCGAGTTTGCCGAGAGGACGGTGGCCAAACTGGAAAAGACGATCGACGACCTGGAAG AAAAACTCGCTCAGGCCAAAGGAGACAATCTCACGCTGCACCGAACCCTGGACCAAACTCTCAGCGAACTGGGCAGCATCTAA
- the TPM4 gene encoding tropomyosin alpha-4 chain isoform X5: protein MKVIENRAMKDEEKMEIQEMQLKEAKHIAEEADRKYEEVARKLVILEGELERAEERAEVSELKCSDLEEELKNVTNNLKSLEAQSEKYSEKEDKYEEEIKLLTDKLKEAETRAEFAERTVAKLEKTIDDLEDELYAQKLKYKAISEELDHALNDMTSL from the exons ATGAAGGTCATTGAAAACAGAGCCATGAAGGACGAGGAGAAGATGGAGATTCAGGAGATGCAGCTTAAGGAAGCAAAGCACATCGCCGAGGAGGCCGATCGTAAATATGAGGAG GTTGCCCGTAAACTGGTCATTCTGGAAGGAGAACTGGAACGAGCTGAAGAACGGGCCGAAGTCTCTGAATT GAAATGCAGCGACTTGGAGGAGGAGCTGAAAAACGTCACCAACAACCTGAAGTCCCTTGAAGCTCAGTCCGAGAAG TACTCAGAGAAAGAAGACAAGTACGAGGAGGAAATCAAGCTTCTGACGGACAAGCTGAAAGAG GCCGAGACGCGGGCCGAGTTTGCCGAGAGGACGGTGGCCAAACTGGAAAAGACGATCGACGACCTGGAAG ATGAACTGTACGCTCAAAAGCTGAAGTATAAAGCCATCAGCGAGGAGTTGGATCACGCTCTTAATGACATGACTTCTTTGTAA